The Gemmobacter aquarius genome contains the following window.
ATCGAACTTTCGCCCGAAGCCGCACTTTGGCTGGGTGACAAGGGTTATGATGACAAGATGGGCGCCCGCCCGCTTGGCCGCGTGATTCAGGAATACATCAAGAAGCCGCTGGCCGAAGAACTGCTGTTCGGCAAACTGACCAAAGGTGGCGTGGTCAAGGTTCTGGTCAAGGACGGTGAAATCGTCCTGAACGTCGAAGAACCCGCCAAGCCGCGCCTTACGGGGTCGAAACCGCCCCTGCTAACGGCGGAATGATCAGGCTATCAGCGATATCATTGGCCCTCGCCCTTCCGGCGGGGGCCTTTGAATTGGTGCAGCCGGTCGATTGCACCATCGGCACCACCTGCTTCGTGCAAAACTACTTCGACCATGACGCCAGCCCCGGCGTGGCTGACCCGTTCTGTGGCCCGCTGGGCTATGACGGCCATGACGGCACCGATTTCGCCATTCCGACCCTTACCGAGATGGAGGCAGGTGTCACCGTCCGCGCAGCGGCGGGTGGCACCGTCCGCGCGATCCGCGATGGCGTGCCCGACACCCAACCCTTCCCCGCAGGGCAGGATTGCGGCAACGGCCTCGCCATCACGCACGCAGACGGCTGGGAAACCCAGTATTGCCACATGAAACAGGGCAGCATCCTCGTCGCCGCAGGCCAAGCGGTCACGGCGGGCACCCCCCTCGGCCAGATCGGCCTGTCTGGCAACACGCAATTCCCCCACCTGCACCTCTCGGTCCGCAAGGGCGGCAAGGAACTCGACCCCTTCGCCCCCGAAGCCACCACCTGCGGCGGCGTGACCGATGATCTCTGGCGCGACCCGATGCCCTATCTTGCCGGCGGCATCGTCGGCATCGGCCTTTCCCCCGCCGTGCCGGAATTCGATGCGATCAAGGCAGGCACCGCGCCCACCGCCAGCGCGACCTCTCCCGCGCTCGTCATCTGGGCGCATCTGTTCGGCCCGCGTCAGGGCGACGAACTGACCCTTTCCATCATCGGACCCGAAGGTGAGGTGATTTCCGACACAGTCACCATCGACCGCACGCAGGCCCGTTCCTTCCGCGCCATCGGTCGCAAGGGCGCGAACTGGCCAGCTGGAGATTACACCGCCAGCGTGGTCCTTACCCGCGACGGGGTCGAACTCGACCGAAGCTCTGAAATAATGAACCTGCGTTAAGCCTTTTTGCCGTTTCGTCTGCACAGGGTGTGCATCGGTTGTGCATCGCGCCTACCGCTCGGTCAGCTTCAACTCGATCCGCCGGTTCATCGCCCGCGACGCCTCGTCATTTCCGGCCGCCACGGGGCGATATTCGCCAAATCCGGTCGCCGCCAACCGCTCGGGCGGAAAGCCAAGACCCGTCTGCATATAGCGCACGACTGACAGCGCGCGGGCCTGCGAAAGCTCCCAGTTGTCGCGGAAAAGCCCGTTGCCCGACAGCGGGATATTGTCGGTATGGCCGTCAACCCGAATGATCCAGTCGATGCCTTCAGGGATTTGATCCTTGATTTCATTCAGGATTTTCACCACCCCCGCAATCTGCGCCTGCCCTTCGGGTGCCAGATCGGCAGCACCGGGCTGGAACAGGACCTCGGACGAAAACACGAACCGGTCGCCGACAACCCGCACGCCCTGCCGCCCGTCCAGCAGTTGCGACAGCTTGCCGAAGAATTCCGACCGATACTTGGCAAGGTCCGCATTTTCAGCCGCCAACCGCACCCGTTCGGCCGCTTCCATCTCGGCGCGCTTCCTCTGTTCCGAAGCCACCTGCGCCAGCGCCGCGTTAAGCTGTGAGCCGAGGTTTTCCAGCTGGACCTTGGCCGCAGCATCCTTGTCCGCCGCCTCGTTCAGCACCGCTTGCAGGCTTGCCAACTGCCCCCGCAAAGACGCGATCTGTTCGTTCAAAAGCGCCATTTTGCGCTGCGCGTCCAGTGACTTGGCCTGTTCCTCGCTCAGCGCCTGACGGGCAATTTCCAGCGCCGCATCCTTGCCCGTCACACCCTCGGTAGCCTGCGCCGCCGCTGTCTTGGCCGCCGCCAAAAGCGTTAACGTATCCTCGGCTTCCTTGCGCTTTTCCTCCAGCGCCAAGGTCATCGCGGTGATCTCGTCATCCGAAGATTTCAGCCTTTCCCGCAGCTCTTCCAAGGCCTTGGCATCCACCAGACGCGCCGCCTCGGCATCCGAAAGCCGCGCGGTGGCCTCGGTCGATTGCTTGCGAAGCGTCTCGACCAATGCGGCCAAAGCCTCGCGCCGCGCCGCCGCCAACCGCGCCTCTTCGGCCTGCTTGTCGATTTCGCCCCTTGCCTGCGCCAGCGCAAGCTGCGCCGCCTCTTGCTCGGTCAGCAGTTTTTTCTGTGCATCCTCAAGCTCTTGCACCGAAGCGGTCAGGGTCTGCTTGTCGGCAAGCAGCGACGCCACCTGCGCCTCGAAGCTGACGATCTTGCCCTGCGCCGCCGCCAGATCACCCTGCGCCGTGGCCAACTGACCGGAAAGTGAAGCGATCAGCGACGCCTGCTGTTCCCCCTTGGCCTGTGCCGCGGCCAGTGACGCATCCAGCGTTGCGACCTGCGCCGTCAGGTCCGCCGCCCTCTGCTTCTCGATGCCCAGCGCATCGGCCAGTTGGGCAATCTGGTCGGTCAGGCTATCCAACTGATTCGATTGGGTATTTATCTCGTCGCGCAGCACAACCTGCATCATGGTAAAGATGGTCAGGATGAACATCATCACCATCAAAAGCGTGGTCACGGCGTCCACGAACCCCGGCCAGATCATCGCTGAATCGCGCCGTGACCGCAGGCCCATGGCTTACCCTCGCCCGACCGTGCCGCGCGACAGCGTGCGGATCGCAGCCGTCAGCGCCGACAGATCACCGCGCAGATCGGCGATGCTTTCCTGTCGTCCTGCCGAGATTTCTTCAAGGATACGAAGCAGTTGCACATCGATCGACCGCAGCCGCATCCGGCTTTCGGCATCCGCGCTCGCCCCGCCCTCGGCCCCCGTAAGCGCCGCGATCAACCTATCCTGCCCGTCGGCAATCCGGCCCAGCACCGCCACCTGCCCGCTTTCCGCCTCCATCCGTTCGGCCAACCTGCTGATGGCACGCGACAGATCGTCGATCTTGTCCTCGACCATGACCCGCGTGATGTCGGATTGGGTGTAAAGCGTTTGCAGCGCGTCCATTTGCGCGCCCATCTGGTCAAGCACCGCCGCCATAGCGCTGCTATCTCCACCCTCGCCCTCGGACGCCAGACTGACGCGGGTGATCGACGACAGCCATTCCTCCAACTCGCGGTAAAACCGGTTCTGCCCGTGGCCCGCGAACAGTTCCAAAAGCCCCACGACCAGCGACCCGGCAAGCCCCAGCAGCGACGACGAAAACGCCGTGCCCATGCCGCCCAATTGGCTTTCAAGGCCCCCATCAGCTTGGAAAACACCTGTATCCCCGTCTCGCCCTCTTTCGGGGCAAGCGAGCGGATCGTTTCAACCACCGCCGGAACCGTTGTAGCAAGACCGTAGAACGTGCCCAAAAGACCAAGGAAAATCAGCAGGTTCGTCAGATAGCGCGTGATATCGCGCGCCTCGTCGATGCGCGTCGCCACGGATTCGAGGATCGAACGCGATGACGAATTGCTCACCTGCATCTTCTTGGCCCGTGACCGCAGCAATGACGCGAGCGGCGCCAGCAAACGCGGCGGGCGGGTATTTTCGTGGCCCGGAATATGGCGCACGAAATCCTCGATCCAGCTGACCGATTGCATCAGGATCAGCACCTGCCAAAAGCAGGTCAGGACGCCCAGAAAGAACACGCCCGCGATGAACCCGTTCAGCAGCGGATTGGTGCGGAAAATCTCGGTCACCTGATTGTGGATGACCCAAGCCCCCGCCGCGACCAGCACGACGACGACAAGCATCGTCACAAGCTGCCGGATCGGCTGGCTAAAGGTCGTGGCCGGTTCGGCCCGGAACTTGTCCATCAGGTCACATCCAAACGATTTTATACCGGCTTACCATAACAGTCCGGCGCCCCGTGCCAAGGGCCAGCCCGTCATGCCGAAAGCAGCCGCACCCGTGCGCTAAGCCAATCGAGGTCTGCATCCGCAATGCCAAGTTCCCCAAGATGTTCCGCCGTTGAATAAAGGTAATCGCGGTTCGGCCCGCGCCCGCCCTTGGCCGATGCGATGATCGCGGCTTGCTCTTCCAGCGGCAGGCCGCCGCAATACTGGTCATGCGCGGGGTCGATCACATAGGCCAGCGCCACCACCTCGCGGCCATCCGACAGGGTGACGCCAAGCCATTCCTCCAGATAGGCCGAAGAGATCAACTCGCGTTCGCGCAGGCGGGCCAGCGTTTCCTCCTCAAACCCCGGTGCGACGCGAAAGGCCACGCCGTCGCAATGCGCGCCCGAAGCGCGGTCGAGCGCCAGCACCAGACCGGGGTCGTCCACCGTACCGCGGTGATGGATCGACCGCATGCAAAAGCTGCGATGCCAATCGCGCAGCCGCGCAACATGCCGTTCGGCCACCGGAAAATCGGGGTGCCAGATCAGCGAACCGTAGCCGAAGACCCAAAGCATCCTGTCCATTCACTGGCCCTCATGGTGTTACCCTTGTAAACAACAGCCGGAACAACTTGGAAAGGGCATCCGGATGCGGGCGATGCTGATTGCGCTTCTGGTCGTCTCGGGGCTGTGGGCGGGCTATTGGGTCGTAGGGTCGCGGGCGATGGAAAGCGCGGTCGATCAATGGTTCGCACAGCCGCATGGCGAGCTGACCGCGTCGCGCAGCGATGTTTCGATCAGCGGATTTCCAAACCGTTTCGATCTGACCGTCACCGATCCTGTCCTTGCCGATACCACGCTCGGCTGGGGGTGGAGTGCGCCCTTTGCACAGGTTTTCATGATGACGTGGAAACCATGGCACCTGATCGCAGCACTGCCGCAGGAACAGCGCATCGATACGCCGATGGGGCCGTTCACGCTTCGGTCGAGCCAGCTTGAGGGCAGCCTTGTCGTCATCCCCGGCACGGCGCTTGCGCTAGATCGCACCGTGCTGTCGGGCGAAGGGTTGGCGCTATCCGGCAAAAGCGGCTGGGAGGTTGCGGCAACGAAAGCGACCTTTGCCACGCGCCTGATGCCCGATGACGCAAAAGCGCACGAGATCGGGTTCGACGCGACGACGGTCAGCCCCGACGCCAGCTTTCTCATGGCGCTTGCGGGGCGGTCAGATCTTCCCGAACAGATCGAGGAAATCCACCTCGATGCGGTGGCCACCCTGACCGCCCCGCTTGACCGCTATTCGCAACAGAACGCACCACAACTGGCGCGCCTTGTCGTCAAGCAGGGCCTGCTGCGCTGGGGCACCTTGGTGGTTTCCGCCGAAGGCATGGTCGAACCGGACGCGAACGGGCTTGCCAGTGGCCGCATCGACCTGCGGGTCGAAAACTGGCGCGAACTTGTGCCCGTGCTGGTCGCGGCGGGCCTGATCACGGCCGAGGTCTCCCCGACCGTCACCCGCGCGATGGAGCTTTTGTCCGCACAGGGCGACAACCCGACGATCCTGACCGTGCCACTGTCGTTCCAATCGGGCCGGATGAGCCTTGGCCCCCTGCCGCTTGGCCCCGCACCGCGTCTCAACTAGCGGCAGTAGGGGCCGGAGCGATAACTTGCCGTGTCAAAATGCAAGTGGTCTTCGTGATAGCCATCGGAACCGGGGCCGAGCGTGGTGCCGAATATACCGCAGGCCGCCTTGTGCGCCTTGCGCATCTGACGGTTATAATCGCGTGACACCGACCATTCGCTGCCATCCGAAAACACGAAAGCCGCGATGTCGACCGCCTTGCCGCGCCCGTGCTCGCTGATCTTGTTGCCGCGCACATTGTTACGGGGGCGGCAGACATAGCTGCCGGCAATCTGCAACTCGACCACCTCTTTCGACATGGCGGGTCGCATTCCCTTTTCGATCCAGGTTTTCAATGCGCTTGCCGTTTCGCAGTTTATCGTCGCCGTGCCACGCAGGCGGATGCCGTCGATGGAAGTGATGCGAACGGGCTCGTCTATCCCGCAGCCTTTGACCTTTGACGTGACCGGGGCAAGTTCGTCTCCCCTGATGTCGGGATCGCCGCAGACGAACCCGTCGGTCGCCACCGGTTTACGTGGCTTGCGGTTGCCGAACAGCCCGCCCAGCCCGCCCTTTTCCGGCTTTACCGGCGCCGAGGCGAGCAGAGTTGCAGGACGCGGCATAGGCCTGATCATTCCCGGCAACGCCTTCGCCACGGTAACGGCCAGCAATGCCGGAACCGGCGCAGCGAGGGCGGCAGGGCGTGGCATGGGCCGCACGACCGGCGCTGCAAGCGATGGCGGAAGTTGTGCCAGCGCTTCTGGCGGAACGGCTTGGGGCAGCTCTGTCACGGGCGGGCGCGGCTTCGGTCGGGGCGCCGTGGCGGCAGCCACTTCGACCGGGCGCGGCAGCGGACGGGGCGAGGTCGTCATCTCGGCCTGCGCCGCACCG
Protein-coding sequences here:
- a CDS encoding M23 family metallopeptidase, which gives rise to MIRLSAISLALALPAGAFELVQPVDCTIGTTCFVQNYFDHDASPGVADPFCGPLGYDGHDGTDFAIPTLTEMEAGVTVRAAAGGTVRAIRDGVPDTQPFPAGQDCGNGLAITHADGWETQYCHMKQGSILVAAGQAVTAGTPLGQIGLSGNTQFPHLHLSVRKGGKELDPFAPEATTCGGVTDDLWRDPMPYLAGGIVGIGLSPAVPEFDAIKAGTAPTASATSPALVIWAHLFGPRQGDELTLSIIGPEGEVISDTVTIDRTQARSFRAIGRKGANWPAGDYTASVVLTRDGVELDRSSEIMNLR
- a CDS encoding peptidoglycan -binding protein — encoded protein: MGLRSRRDSAMIWPGFVDAVTTLLMVMMFILTIFTMMQVVLRDEINTQSNQLDSLTDQIAQLADALGIEKQRAADLTAQVATLDASLAAAQAKGEQQASLIASLSGQLATAQGDLAAAQGKIVSFEAQVASLLADKQTLTASVQELEDAQKKLLTEQEAAQLALAQARGEIDKQAEEARLAAARREALAALVETLRKQSTEATARLSDAEAARLVDAKALEELRERLKSSDDEITAMTLALEEKRKEAEDTLTLLAAAKTAAAQATEGVTGKDAALEIARQALSEEQAKSLDAQRKMALLNEQIASLRGQLASLQAVLNEAADKDAAAKVQLENLGSQLNAALAQVASEQRKRAEMEAAERVRLAAENADLAKYRSEFFGKLSQLLDGRQGVRVVGDRFVFSSEVLFQPGAADLAPEGQAQIAGVVKILNEIKDQIPEGIDWIIRVDGHTDNIPLSGNGLFRDNWELSQARALSVVRYMQTGLGFPPERLAATGFGEYRPVAAGNDEASRAMNRRIELKLTER
- a CDS encoding gamma-glutamylcyclotransferase — translated: MDRMLWVFGYGSLIWHPDFPVAERHVARLRDWHRSFCMRSIHHRGTVDDPGLVLALDRASGAHCDGVAFRVAPGFEEETLARLRERELISSAYLEEWLGVTLSDGREVVALAYVIDPAHDQYCGGLPLEEQAAIIASAKGGRGPNRDYLYSTAEHLGELGIADADLDWLSARVRLLSA
- a CDS encoding DUF2125 domain-containing protein; its protein translation is MRAMLIALLVVSGLWAGYWVVGSRAMESAVDQWFAQPHGELTASRSDVSISGFPNRFDLTVTDPVLADTTLGWGWSAPFAQVFMMTWKPWHLIAALPQEQRIDTPMGPFTLRSSQLEGSLVVIPGTALALDRTVLSGEGLALSGKSGWEVAATKATFATRLMPDDAKAHEIGFDATTVSPDASFLMALAGRSDLPEQIEEIHLDAVATLTAPLDRYSQQNAPQLARLVVKQGLLRWGTLVVSAEGMVEPDANGLASGRIDLRVENWRELVPVLVAAGLITAEVSPTVTRAMELLSAQGDNPTILTVPLSFQSGRMSLGPLPLGPAPRLN
- a CDS encoding extensin-like domain-containing protein, producing the protein MRRYALAALLLAAGAAQAEMTTSPRPLPRPVEVAAATAPRPKPRPPVTELPQAVPPEALAQLPPSLAAPVVRPMPRPAALAAPVPALLAVTVAKALPGMIRPMPRPATLLASAPVKPEKGGLGGLFGNRKPRKPVATDGFVCGDPDIRGDELAPVTSKVKGCGIDEPVRITSIDGIRLRGTATINCETASALKTWIEKGMRPAMSKEVVELQIAGSYVCRPRNNVRGNKISEHGRGKAVDIAAFVFSDGSEWSVSRDYNRQMRKAHKAACGIFGTTLGPGSDGYHEDHLHFDTASYRSGPYCR